Proteins encoded in a region of the Pelmatolapia mariae isolate MD_Pm_ZW linkage group LG16_19, Pm_UMD_F_2, whole genome shotgun sequence genome:
- the LOC134645661 gene encoding olfactory receptor-like protein OLF4 produces the protein MDEELNTTYVTLDGYIEVNKYRYVYFCINFTLYIIIICSNSTIVYVIWIHKNLHEPMYIFIAALLLNCLLYSTTIYPKLLIDFLSEKQVITYSACLFQFFMFYTLGCSEFFLLAAMAYDRYVAICKPLEYPTIMNKTTVSIFLVVSWLIPACHIAVQAIGSAEATLCNFNLKGIFCNNAVYTLQCVRSRLIIVFGVVALIDLIILPVLFIVFTYTNIFIISYQSCKEIRKKAAETCLPHLLVLISISCLGIYEVSIARVESDFPKIARLLMTLQVVLYDPLFNPFIYGLKMKEISKQLKRFFCQGGII, from the coding sequence atgGATGAGGAGTTAAATACCACCTATGTAACTCTAGATGGATACATTGAAGTTAACAAGTACagatatgtttatttttgtattaactTTACATTATACATTATAATAATATGCAGTAATTCTACCATCGTTTATGTGATCTGGATTCATAAAAACCTTCATGAGCCTATGTACATTTTCATTGCAGCTTTGCTACTGAACTGTCTCCTTTACAGCACAACTATTTATCCAAAACTTCTGATTgactttttatctgaaaaaCAAGTCATAACTTATTCAGCCTgtctctttcagttttttatgttttacaccCTAGGTTGTTCAGAGTTCTTTCTCTTGGCAGCCATGGCCTATGACAGATATGTGGCTATTTGTAAACCTCTTGAATATCCAACTATCATGAACAAAACCACTGTGAGCATTTTCCTGGTCGTATCTTGGCTTATACCCGCTTGTCATATTGCAGTCCAAGCAATAGGGAGTGCTGAAGCAACACTGTGTAACTTTAACTTAAAAggaatattttgtaataatgcAGTTTACACTCTTCAGTGTGTAAGGTCAAGATTAATTATTGTATTTGGAGTGGTTGCTTTAATAGATCTTATAATACTTCCTGTGCTCTTCATAGTTTTCACTTATACAAACATTTTCATCATCTCATATCAAAGTTGTAAAGAAATTAGGAAGAAAGCTGCGGAGACCTGTTTACCTCATCTGTTAGTTTTAATCAGTATTTCGTGTCTAGGTATCTATGAAGTAAGCATAGCTCGAGTGGAATCAGATTTTCCAAAAATTGCTCGATTGCTGATGACATTACAAGTAGTGCTCTATGATCCATTGTTTAATCCATTCatttatgggctcaaaatgaaGGAAATCTCTAAACAGCTAAAAAGATTCTTTTGTCAAGGCGGAATCATTTAA
- the LOC134645664 gene encoding olfactory receptor 13C2-like: MDEELNTTYVTLDGYIEVNKYRYVYFCIIFTLYIIIICSNSTIVYVIWIHKNLHEPMYIFIAALLLNCLLYSTTIYPKLLIDFLSEKQVITYSACLFQFFMFYTLGCSEFFLLAAMAYDRYVAICKPLEYPTIMNKTTVSIFLVVSWLIPAFHIAVQAIGSAEATLCNFNLKGIFCNNAVYTLQCVRSRLIIVFGVVALIDLIILPVLFIVFTYTNIFIISYQSCKEIRKKAAETCLPHLLVLISISCLSVYDVSIARVESDFPKIARLLMTLQILLYHPLFNPFIYGLKMKEISKQLKRFFCQGRII, from the coding sequence atggaTGAGGAGTTAAATACCACATATGTAACTCTAGATGGATACATTGAAGTTAACAAGTACagatatgtttatttttgtattatctTTACATTATACATTATAATAATATGCAGTAATTCTACCATCGTTTACGTGATCTGGATTCATAAAAACCTTCATGAGCCTATGTACATTTTCATTGCAGCTTTGCTACTGAACTGTCTCCTTTACAGCACAACTATTTATCCAAAACTTCTGATTgactttttatctgaaaaaCAAGTCATAACATATTCAGCCTgtctctttcagttttttatgttttacaccCTAGGTTGTTCAGAGTTCTTTCTCTTGGCAGCCATGGCCTATGACAGATATGTGGCTATTTGTAAACCTCTTGAATATCCAACTATCATGAACAAAACCACTGTGAGCATTTTCCTGGTCGTATCTTGGCTTATACCTGCTTTTCATATTGCAGTCCAAGCAATAGGGAGTGCTGAAGCAACACTGTGTAACTTTAACTTAAAAggaatattttgtaataatgcAGTTTACACTCTTCAGTGTGTAAGGTCAAGATTAATTATTGTATTTGGAGTGGTTGCTTTAATAGATCTTATAATACTTCCTGTGCTCTTCATAGTTTTCACttatacaaacatttttatcatCTCATATCAAAGTTGTAAAGAAATTAGGAAGAAAGCTGCGGAGACCTGTTTACCTCATCTGTTAGTTTTAATCAGTATTTCCTGTCTAAGTGTCTACGATGTAAGCATAGCTCGAGTGGAATCAGATTTTCCAAAAATTGCTCGATTACTAATGACATTACAAATATTGCTCTATCATCCATTGTTTAATCCATTCatttatgggctcaaaatgaaGGAAATTTCTAAACAGCTAAAAAGATTCTTTTGTCAAGGCAGAATCATTTAA